The following are encoded together in the Halorubrum lacusprofundi ATCC 49239 genome:
- a CDS encoding ISH3-like element ISHla1 family transposase: MSKTKQADGEIHEDQLLNFLVNRLDEEVSLSLANNAEITAEDIYEVLVGACADGTSVSTLCASSQNSPAGNTVLYHLRTKFEPERLERVANTLLRKDLDELLPEQVEVCADLHLRPYYGDEDDTDGLYHSVAKRGTTAFHAYATLYARVKNKRYTLAVRRLKDGDTASSVLAEFFGVLDGLDAGVKAVYLDRGFYDSKCLTLLQAHNYAYVIPIIRWGEAIQQELSEGWSRVIQHDLTGKLDGHSWTVDFPVYIDCTYLNGKYDENGVARHGYAADAPFIDSPRDARYHYSKRFGIESSYRLFEQAIATTTTRDPTVRLLYVVVSLLLQNVWRYLHYEYVATPRRGGRRLWWWPYKEFVNMIRRAAWTALAVRRAVPANRPPDDRFHR; encoded by the coding sequence GTGTCTAAAACCAAACAAGCAGACGGTGAGATCCACGAGGACCAGCTTCTTAACTTTCTCGTCAACCGCCTTGACGAGGAAGTTTCGCTCTCGTTAGCCAATAACGCTGAAATCACTGCTGAAGACATCTATGAGGTCCTCGTCGGCGCTTGCGCCGACGGGACCTCTGTCTCTACGCTCTGTGCGTCGAGCCAGAACTCACCCGCTGGGAACACGGTCCTCTACCATCTTCGGACGAAGTTCGAGCCGGAACGGCTCGAACGAGTCGCTAACACGCTCCTGCGAAAGGATCTCGATGAATTGCTCCCCGAACAGGTGGAGGTCTGCGCAGACCTCCACCTGCGGCCCTACTACGGTGACGAAGACGACACAGACGGCCTCTATCACTCGGTAGCGAAGCGTGGAACCACTGCGTTCCACGCCTATGCCACACTCTACGCGCGTGTGAAGAACAAACGCTACACGCTGGCGGTACGCCGTCTCAAAGACGGCGATACCGCAAGTAGTGTCCTCGCTGAGTTCTTCGGTGTCCTCGACGGCCTTGACGCCGGGGTCAAGGCCGTCTACCTTGATCGCGGATTCTACGACAGTAAGTGTCTCACGCTGCTTCAGGCGCACAATTACGCGTACGTGATCCCGATCATCCGGTGGGGTGAGGCGATTCAGCAAGAGCTCTCGGAAGGATGGAGTCGCGTCATTCAGCATGATCTGACGGGGAAACTCGACGGTCACAGCTGGACCGTCGATTTTCCCGTCTACATCGACTGTACGTACCTAAATGGGAAGTATGACGAGAACGGTGTGGCGCGTCACGGCTACGCCGCTGACGCGCCGTTCATCGACTCACCACGGGACGCTCGATACCACTACTCGAAACGCTTCGGTATCGAGTCAAGCTATCGCTTGTTTGAGCAAGCGATAGCGACAACGACAACACGAGATCCAACGGTACGGCTGCTGTACGTGGTGGTGAGTCTCCTCTTACAGAACGTCTGGCGGTACCTTCACTACGAGTATGTGGCGACGCCCCGCCGAGGCGGGCGTCGCCTCTGGTGGTGGCCGTACAAGGAGTTCGTCAATATGATTCGACGAGCTGCGTGGACGGCCCTCGCGGTGCGTCGGGCCGTCCCCGCGAATCGGCCACCTGACGACCGATTCCACCGCTAA
- a CDS encoding TIR domain-containing protein, with protein sequence MTSDENHPVTRVPTVEVQSPAGSLDVDSLFEEIEEADSFAGLSGGTSDGPIPIDKNTTTVQAAEEENPDLASLGKDLLAGYANWKGGQADFDPQDDPLHYIWYDAPELILGAILAGGVAYKGVQGLGSLVPAESSTEEPSTTTQPRLPLENRPYRVFVSHSWKYSEQRERIEEFLDSEERLNWQNFSVPEDEPLEFEDANDLRQQLYRQVGQANVVVVLSGMYVSYSGWIEEEIELAKHFEKPVIGVQPHGNERLPKSVREAADEVVGWRQRSIVNAIARHG encoded by the coding sequence GTGACATCAGACGAAAACCACCCTGTCACTCGTGTTCCAACCGTGGAAGTACAGAGCCCAGCCGGTAGCCTTGACGTGGACTCCCTTTTTGAGGAAATCGAAGAGGCTGATTCGTTTGCTGGTCTGTCCGGAGGCACTTCTGACGGACCTATCCCTATAGACAAAAATACAACCACGGTTCAGGCTGCGGAGGAGGAAAATCCAGACTTGGCTAGTCTCGGGAAAGACTTGCTTGCCGGGTATGCAAACTGGAAAGGAGGGCAAGCCGATTTCGACCCTCAGGATGACCCTCTTCACTACATCTGGTACGATGCTCCAGAACTCATTTTAGGTGCTATCCTAGCCGGTGGTGTGGCGTACAAGGGGGTACAGGGGTTAGGTAGCCTGGTTCCAGCTGAATCTTCAACAGAGGAGCCTAGTACAACCACTCAACCTCGTCTACCTCTGGAGAATCGACCGTACAGGGTCTTTGTCAGCCACTCGTGGAAGTACTCCGAACAGCGTGAACGTATTGAAGAATTCCTTGACTCTGAAGAACGGCTCAATTGGCAGAACTTCAGCGTCCCGGAGGATGAACCCCTGGAATTCGAAGATGCAAACGACCTCCGACAACAACTTTATCGACAGGTTGGCCAAGCGAATGTGGTCGTGGTCCTTTCAGGCATGTACGTTTCGTACAGCGGGTGGATTGAAGAGGAAATTGAACTGGCCAAGCACTTTGAGAAACCCGTTATTGGTGTTCAACCACATGGGAACGAGCGTCTTCCTAAGTCAGTGAGGGAAGCTGCCGATGAAGTTGTAGGCTGGCGACAGCGATCTATCGTGAATGCGATTGCTCGGCATGGATGA
- a CDS encoding RipA family octameric membrane protein, whose product MTEDNEDRRSNQVDNGGDNNQNPALEQWKFYGQTTLDVSNRRLKNNRFYQKLVLGTFAGVGAGVKLGVVTSIVLLLVGIVGVALSILWMAHIISYKQLNSGKYRVLSEIAKEDLPMEPFQEEWDQLKRGRDPEEYITHTSVEIWWPRVTLWVFGLMIIAGGLQKINAIDLLTPLSLIWSGVMAVYGLAAFRGRWTPFDSIGPYWKQRKK is encoded by the coding sequence ATGACAGAAGATAACGAGGACCGTCGTTCGAATCAAGTAGACAACGGGGGAGATAATAATCAGAACCCGGCTCTCGAACAATGGAAATTTTATGGACAGACGACACTTGACGTGAGCAATCGACGACTGAAGAACAATCGATTCTACCAAAAGCTGGTTCTTGGAACCTTTGCGGGTGTCGGGGCCGGGGTGAAACTTGGCGTTGTCACTTCCATAGTGCTGCTGTTAGTCGGCATTGTTGGCGTTGCGCTTTCCATCCTCTGGATGGCCCACATAATCTCGTATAAACAATTGAATAGCGGGAAATACCGTGTGCTGAGCGAGATTGCTAAAGAGGATCTCCCCATGGAACCATTTCAAGAAGAGTGGGACCAGCTAAAAAGAGGCCGCGACCCGGAGGAATACATTACACACACGAGTGTCGAAATCTGGTGGCCACGAGTTACACTTTGGGTCTTTGGATTGATGATTATTGCTGGAGGACTACAGAAAATCAACGCAATTGACTTACTTACACCTCTGTCCCTCATTTGGAGCGGTGTAATGGCCGTCTATGGGCTTGCTGCATTTCGTGGACGGTGGACACCTTTTGACTCAATTGGCCCCTACTGGAAACAGAGAAAAAAGTAG
- a CDS encoding ATP-binding protein: MQAVGDHPLIQPGGTCPLDEAYCRRTIELDSPLAVQDANASSAISETAIETFDLGTYIGAKLTVNNEPYGTICFADKEERGTTFSDAETHFVELLAHLAGNAIERRTYEQELEEREARLDEREEEQRALIDASFDLVFRIDTDGQFTFISDTAEDLLGYTPEELVDRPFSLLLPDNASVELATETYEQALAGQSVEEEYLVVESKTGDQVVLDVRKVPIYESTVPKENRTTADIVGVQGAAKAATERFHRERLNHVLNRVLRHNLRNDMNVIGGFSEVLEKRLSGENAELAERINRTSDRLSQLSESARKLSENMDLAPELEPMDITPMVERAASQITERYPDADITVKMPSKIVAQSTLSLETAVWELLDNAAKHAGDYPEVSVEVTTIEDRVAIRIFDDGPGLPPSERSVLTTGEETPLVHGQGLGLWLVYWIIEGLNGDLQLHNDDPRTCIELRLHAGEVPSESSGE, translated from the coding sequence ATACAGGCAGTCGGAGACCACCCGCTCATCCAGCCCGGCGGAACCTGTCCACTTGATGAGGCCTACTGTCGACGGACTATCGAATTAGATAGTCCCTTGGCGGTTCAAGACGCGAATGCGTCTTCAGCGATTTCTGAGACAGCCATCGAGACGTTTGATTTGGGAACGTACATCGGTGCTAAACTGACCGTTAACAACGAACCATACGGGACGATTTGCTTCGCCGATAAAGAAGAACGAGGCACTACGTTCAGTGATGCTGAAACACACTTCGTGGAACTGCTGGCTCATCTGGCCGGAAACGCGATTGAACGACGGACTTACGAACAGGAACTCGAAGAGCGTGAAGCTCGTCTTGATGAACGAGAAGAAGAGCAGCGGGCCCTCATCGATGCCAGTTTCGATCTAGTGTTCCGTATCGATACTGACGGACAGTTCACGTTTATATCAGATACTGCAGAAGATCTCTTGGGCTACACACCAGAGGAACTCGTTGATCGCCCGTTTAGCTTGTTACTCCCAGATAACGCCTCCGTTGAGCTAGCAACAGAGACCTACGAACAAGCATTAGCTGGTCAGTCCGTCGAAGAAGAATATCTTGTCGTTGAATCCAAGACAGGCGACCAAGTCGTCTTAGATGTTCGAAAGGTCCCAATCTACGAGAGCACCGTTCCGAAAGAAAACCGAACAACCGCTGATATCGTCGGTGTTCAAGGGGCTGCAAAAGCAGCAACTGAACGGTTTCACCGCGAACGACTGAACCACGTTCTGAATCGTGTCCTCAGACATAACCTCCGGAACGATATGAACGTCATCGGCGGATTTTCAGAGGTCCTCGAAAAACGGTTGTCTGGCGAGAACGCGGAGCTGGCCGAGCGAATTAACAGGACAAGCGACCGACTGTCACAGCTCTCTGAGTCGGCTCGCAAGCTAAGTGAGAATATGGACCTCGCTCCTGAGCTGGAGCCCATGGATATCACACCCATGGTGGAGCGTGCGGCCAGCCAAATCACCGAGCGATATCCCGACGCAGATATCACGGTGAAAATGCCCAGCAAGATAGTGGCGCAGAGTACCCTCAGTTTGGAAACGGCTGTCTGGGAATTACTCGATAATGCCGCTAAGCACGCGGGAGACTATCCAGAGGTGTCAGTCGAAGTAACGACGATAGAAGATCGGGTTGCAATACGGATTTTTGACGACGGCCCCGGGTTGCCGCCCAGCGAGCGGTCGGTACTGACAACTGGTGAAGAGACGCCGCTCGTTCATGGCCAAGGACTGGGATTGTGGCTCGTCTACTGGATTATTGAGGGCCTGAACGGCGATCTGCAGCTACACAATGACGATCCTAGAACGTGTATTGAGCTCCGACTCCATGCTGGTGAAGTGCCTTCAGAATCCTCTGGTGAATAG
- a CDS encoding adenylate/guanylate cyclase domain-containing protein has protein sequence MPNFPDSHQEEIIERIGERAETVEERLEDIPRGRTNPSLEELTIHSAKKYRLGIVFVDINDFSNYMSRNDDEDTLFMLNVFIPEIMELVRDFDGKLEKNTGDGILAYFGAGEDDGDAVETLLEYIATVKWALKYHVNPELEDNDVETISISTGSAYDTVSVPHKASSASCFCGLSSVSKRLY, from the coding sequence ATGCCGAATTTCCCGGACTCTCATCAAGAGGAAATTATCGAACGAATTGGGGAGAGAGCAGAGACCGTCGAAGAACGACTTGAAGATATCCCCCGGGGCCGAACTAATCCCTCGTTAGAAGAGCTCACAATCCATTCTGCAAAGAAATATCGTCTTGGGATTGTTTTCGTCGATATCAACGACTTCAGCAACTACATGAGTAGAAATGACGACGAGGACACGCTGTTCATGCTGAACGTATTCATCCCTGAGATCATGGAACTGGTCCGTGATTTCGATGGGAAACTTGAGAAGAACACAGGAGACGGCATTCTCGCGTATTTCGGTGCAGGTGAAGATGATGGAGATGCGGTCGAAACACTGTTAGAGTACATCGCTACCGTCAAATGGGCGTTGAAGTACCATGTCAATCCGGAACTAGAGGACAACGACGTTGAGACGATATCGATTAGCACCGGGTCAGCGTACGACACAGTCTCAGTACCTCACAAAGCATCCTCGGCTAGCTGTTTCTGCGGCCTGAGTTCTGTGTCGAAGCGGTTGTACTGA
- a CDS encoding PfkB family carbohydrate kinase, producing MIIAGGAYHELCQFPPDSAFFGSGIRAAAATETTVSSRNQLHTCIGPADKETLETYAATFNFDVTTTEIPETVSFDYLHNHSNPVLSPAEAANYNRKLSGVSGDAILRFGLVEGTAIVSGKRVVYDPQSASPVPFNENGSTADELALILNRNEAEQLAGEDDLESIFTELMAGTTAADVVVLKRGAKGAIVRTSGITTKIPVFQTESVWGIGSGDVFSAVFAGEWAENGEDAADAALTASKATATFCRHRSLPISRAVVESVPNSASPTFISPDATPPTIYLAGPFFDIGERYVVEEVKHLLESEGADVISPVHDIGRAADYDSPEEVAQQDLDAIERSDLVFALLDHLDSGTHFEVGYARKEGTPVIGYANDFEMGSETMIRGSGCKVYEDLSSAIYNAIWRAYA from the coding sequence ATGATTATTGCAGGTGGCGCGTACCACGAGTTGTGCCAGTTTCCTCCGGACTCAGCTTTCTTCGGATCAGGTATACGAGCAGCCGCAGCTACTGAGACCACGGTCTCCTCTCGTAACCAACTCCACACCTGCATCGGCCCTGCCGACAAAGAGACACTCGAAACCTACGCGGCCACGTTTAACTTCGACGTCACCACCACCGAAATCCCGGAGACGGTCAGCTTCGACTATTTGCATAATCACTCGAACCCTGTGCTCTCTCCGGCCGAGGCAGCCAACTATAACCGCAAACTTTCAGGAGTTAGTGGAGACGCAATCTTGCGATTCGGACTGGTTGAAGGGACCGCGATTGTTTCCGGTAAGCGCGTCGTCTATGATCCTCAATCAGCGTCTCCCGTCCCGTTCAATGAAAATGGCTCAACTGCCGATGAACTCGCCCTCATCCTCAACCGAAACGAAGCCGAGCAACTGGCTGGAGAAGACGACTTAGAATCGATTTTCACAGAACTCATGGCAGGTACGACTGCCGCAGACGTAGTCGTCCTCAAGCGGGGAGCGAAAGGGGCAATTGTCAGAACATCCGGTATAACGACCAAAATTCCTGTTTTTCAGACGGAGTCTGTGTGGGGAATCGGAAGTGGAGATGTGTTCAGTGCGGTCTTTGCTGGGGAGTGGGCAGAAAACGGTGAAGATGCCGCAGACGCTGCACTAACCGCTTCAAAGGCGACAGCAACGTTCTGTAGACACCGCAGCCTGCCAATTTCCAGAGCGGTCGTCGAATCAGTACCCAACAGTGCTTCACCGACATTCATCTCACCGGATGCTACCCCTCCGACGATCTATCTGGCAGGCCCATTCTTCGACATTGGCGAGCGCTACGTTGTCGAAGAGGTCAAACACCTCCTGGAAAGCGAGGGAGCTGACGTGATTTCTCCCGTTCACGATATTGGTCGAGCCGCTGACTACGACAGTCCAGAGGAGGTAGCGCAGCAAGATTTAGACGCAATTGAACGGTCAGATCTCGTGTTCGCGTTATTGGATCATTTGGATTCTGGAACGCACTTTGAAGTGGGATATGCCCGGAAGGAGGGGACACCAGTTATCGGGTATGCGAATGATTTCGAGATGGGCAGTGAAACCATGATTCGCGGCTCCGGGTGTAAGGTGTACGAGGATCTGTCGTCTGCAATCTATAATGCGATCTGGAGGGCGTATGCCTGA
- a CDS encoding TIR domain-containing protein: protein MTVDVNEIEFSAERSGYDLFISHSWKHNSDYDGLIELLDDKNHFSYRNYSVTKKEKVEGKSNRALKRHIKNKQIKPASVVIVIAGMYSTYSDWIGKEVRIAEELDKPIISVKPWGAERTSYITNKADATTGWNKTPIVREVRDLAP from the coding sequence ATGACCGTTGACGTGAACGAGATCGAATTCAGTGCTGAGCGTAGTGGATATGATCTATTCATCTCCCACTCCTGGAAGCACAATAGCGATTATGACGGACTCATTGAGTTGCTCGACGACAAAAACCACTTCTCCTACCGGAATTATTCGGTGACAAAGAAAGAGAAAGTGGAGGGCAAGTCAAACCGAGCGCTCAAACGGCATATAAAGAACAAGCAGATCAAGCCAGCCTCAGTCGTTATTGTGATTGCCGGAATGTACTCGACGTATAGTGACTGGATCGGCAAGGAGGTTCGAATTGCGGAGGAGCTTGACAAGCCGATTATTAGTGTCAAACCTTGGGGAGCAGAGCGGACATCATATATCACAAATAAAGCCGACGCCACCACGGGCTGGAATAAAACACCAATCGTACGTGAAGTTCGAGATCTTGCACCCTGA